Proteins co-encoded in one Podarcis muralis chromosome 12, rPodMur119.hap1.1, whole genome shotgun sequence genomic window:
- the PFKP gene encoding ATP-dependent 6-phosphofructokinase, platelet type isoform X2, whose amino-acid sequence MPDKKFFENLSGKGKAIGVLTSGGDAQGMNAAVRAVVRMGIYVEAKVYFIYEGYQGMVDGGDNIVEVTWESVSSILQVGGTVIGSARCKAFRTREGRLKAACNLVKCGITNLCVIGGDGSLTGANLFREEWNGLLEELAQNGDIEKGAIKKYAYLNIVGMVGSIDNDFCGTDMTIGTDSALHRIIEVVDAIMTTAQSHQRTFVLEVMGRHCGYLALVSALACGADYVFIPEYPPEEGWEDHMCSRLSENRARKKRLNIIIVAEGAIDCHNQPITSEQVKDLVVQRLGYDTRVTILGHVQRGGTPSAFDRILASRMGVEAVLALLEGTPETPACVVSLSGNQAVRLPLMECVQMTQDVQKAMDGKRFGEAVQLRGRSFENNLNTYKLLSTKRTAADLPKTNFNVAVLNVGAPAAGMNAAVRSAVRIGITEGHKMFAVTDGFEGFSRGLIKEISWGDVGGWTGQGGSILGTKRALPGKYLEKIAEQMRTHNINALLVIGGFEAYLGLLELSAAREKFDEFCIPMVMVPATVSNNVPGSDFSIGADTALNTITDTCDRIKLSASGTKRRVFIIETMGGYCGYLANMGALAAGADAAYIFEEKFDIRELQANVEHLTEKMKTGIQRGLVLRNENSSENYTTDFIYQLYSEEGKGVFDCRKNVLGHMQQGGAPSPFDRNFGTKISAKAVLWLSKKLKECYRRGRVFANTEDSVCLLGMRRRNLIFQPVVQLKDETDFVHRIPREQWWLKLRPLMKILAKYKTSYDVSDSGQLEHVLRPKQAEA is encoded by the exons GGAGGAACGGTCATTGGCAGTGCCCGCTGCAAAGCTTTTCGGACCCGGGAGGGCCGCTTGAAGGCAGCCTGCAATCTGGTGAAGTGTGGCATCACCAACCTTTGTGTGATTGGTGGAGATGGCAGCTTAACAGGGGCTAATCTTTTCCGTGAGGAGTGGAATGGCCTTTTAGAGGAACTGGCACAAAATG GTGATATTGAAAAAGGGGCTATCAAGAAGTACGCTTACCTCAACATTGTGGGAATGGTTGGCTCCATCGACAATGACTTCTGTGGTACCGATATGACCATTGGCACTGACTCTGCCTTGCACAGAATCATTGAAGTTGTGGATGCCATTATGACCACTGCTCAAAG CCATCAGAGGACCTTTGTCCTGGAGGTGATGGGGAGACACTGTGG GTACCTAGCTCTTGTTAGTGCCTTAGCCTGTGGTGCAGATTATGTCTTTATTCCTGAATATCCACCTGAGGAAGGATGGGAAGATCATATGTGTTCTAGGCTTTCTGAG AACCGTGCACGAAAGAAAAGGCTGAACATCATAATTGTAGCAGAAGGTGCCATTGATTGCCACAACCAGCCTATAACTTCAGAGCAAGTTAAGGAT CTTGTGGTGCAGCGACTAGGGTATGACACTCGCGTGACTATCCTTGGCCATGTGCAAAGGGGAGGCACTCCCTCTGCATTTGATAGGATTTTG gcaAGTCGCATGGGTGTGGAGGCTGTCCTTGCCCTTCTAGAGGGCACACCTGAAACTCCTGCTTGTGTAGTCTctctgtctggaaaccaagctgtcCGCCTGCCTTTAATGGAGTGTGTGCAGATG ACCCAAGATGTACAGAAAGCCATGGATGGAAAAAGATTCGGTGAGGCTGTGCAACTTCGTGGAAG GAGTTTTGAGAACAACTTGAATACTTACAAGCTGCTGTCTACCAAAAGGACGGCTGCTGACCTTCCCAAG ACTAACTTCAATGTAGCTGTTTTAAATGTTGGTGCTCCAGCAGCTGGCATGAATGCTGCCGTTCGCTCTGCCGTGAGGATCGGTATAACCGAAGGACACAAAATGTTTGCTGTCACTGATGGATTTGAAGGCTTTTCTAGAGGGCTG ATCAAAGAAATCAGCTGGGGAGATGTTGGAGGTTGGACTGGCCAAGGCGGGTCAATTCTTGGCACAAAACG TGCACTCCCTGGAAAGTATTTGGAGAAGATTGCAGAACAAATGCGAACTCATAACATCAATGCCCTCTTGGTAATTGGTGGATTTGAG GCCTACTTGGGACTTTTGGAACTGTCCGCTGCCCGGGAGAAATTTGACGAGTTCTGTATTCCCATGGTTATGGTTCCTGCAACCGTATCCAACAATGTACCGGGTTCTGATTTCAGCATTGGTGCAGACACTGCTCTGAACACTATCACTGAT ACATGCGACCGAATCAAACTGTCGGCAAGTGGGACAAAGCGACGTGTGTTCATCATTGAAACTATGGGCGGCTATTGCGGCTACTTGGCAAATATGGGTGCCCTCGCTGCAGGAGCTGATGCTGCATACATCTTTGAAGAGAAATTTGATATTCGAGAGCTCCAG GCCAACGTGGAACATTTGACTGAAAAGATGAAAACCGGCATTCAACGTGGTTTGGTGCTGAG GAATGAAAATAGTAGCGAGAATTACACAACAGACTTCATTTACCAGCTCTATTCcgaagaagggaaaggagtctTTGACTGCAGAAAGAACGTCTTGGGTCACATGCAGCAG GGTGGCGCTCCTTCACCGTTTGACAGAAACTTTGGGACAAAAATTTCGGCGAAAGCTGTGCTTTGGCTCTCCAAGAAACTCAAAGAATGCTATCGAAGAG GAAGGGTATTTGCCAACACTGAGGACAGTGTTTGCCTCCTGGGAATGCGCCGGAGGAACCTTATTTTCCAGCCTGTGGTTCAACTGAAGGATGAAACAGACTTTGT GCACCGAATTCCCCGCGAACAGTGGTGGCTGAAGTTACGGCCCCTGATGAAAATTCTGGCCAAATACAAGACCAGCTACGATGTGTCAGATTCGGGCCAGTTGGAGCATGTGCTCAGACCAAAACAGGCAGAAGCGTGA
- the PFKP gene encoding ATP-dependent 6-phosphofructokinase, platelet type isoform X3, which yields MPDKKFFENLSGKGKAIGVLTSGGDAQGMNAAVRAVVRMGIYVEAKVYFIYEGYQGMVDGGDNIVEVTWESVSSILQVGGTVIGSARCKAFRTREGRLKAACNLVKCGITNLCVIGGDGSLTGANLFREEWNGLLEELAQNGDIEKGAIKKYAYLNIVGMVGSIDNDFCGTDMTIGTDSALHRIIEVVDAIMTTAQSHQRTFVLEVMGRHCGYLALVSALACGADYVFIPEYPPEEGWEDHMCSRLSENRARKKRLNIIIVAEGAIDCHNQPITSEQVKDLVVQRLGYDTRVTILGHVQRGGTPSAFDRILASRMGVEAVLALLEGTPETPACVVSLSGNQAVRLPLMECVQMTQDVQKAMDGKRFGEAVQLRGRSFENNLNTYKLLSTKRTAADLPKTNFNVAVLNVGAPAAGMNAAVRSAVRIGITEGHKMFAVTDGFEGFSRGLIKEISWGDVGGWTGQGGSILGTKRALPGKYLEKIAEQMRTHNINALLVIGGFEAFDGCLQLFEARPRFEEFCIPICIVPATISNNVPGTDLSIGADTSLNAIVETCDRIKLSASGTKRRVFIIETMGGYCGYLANMGALAAGADAAYIFEEKFDIRELQANVEHLTEKMKTGIQRGLVLRNENSSENYTTDFIYQLYSEEGKGVFDCRKNVLGHMQQGGAPSPFDRNFGTKISAKAVLWLSKKLKECYRRGRVFANTEDSVCLLGMRRRNLIFQPVVQLKDETDFVHRIPREQWWLKLRPLMKILAKYKTSYDVSDSGQLEHVLRPKQAEA from the exons GGAGGAACGGTCATTGGCAGTGCCCGCTGCAAAGCTTTTCGGACCCGGGAGGGCCGCTTGAAGGCAGCCTGCAATCTGGTGAAGTGTGGCATCACCAACCTTTGTGTGATTGGTGGAGATGGCAGCTTAACAGGGGCTAATCTTTTCCGTGAGGAGTGGAATGGCCTTTTAGAGGAACTGGCACAAAATG GTGATATTGAAAAAGGGGCTATCAAGAAGTACGCTTACCTCAACATTGTGGGAATGGTTGGCTCCATCGACAATGACTTCTGTGGTACCGATATGACCATTGGCACTGACTCTGCCTTGCACAGAATCATTGAAGTTGTGGATGCCATTATGACCACTGCTCAAAG CCATCAGAGGACCTTTGTCCTGGAGGTGATGGGGAGACACTGTGG GTACCTAGCTCTTGTTAGTGCCTTAGCCTGTGGTGCAGATTATGTCTTTATTCCTGAATATCCACCTGAGGAAGGATGGGAAGATCATATGTGTTCTAGGCTTTCTGAG AACCGTGCACGAAAGAAAAGGCTGAACATCATAATTGTAGCAGAAGGTGCCATTGATTGCCACAACCAGCCTATAACTTCAGAGCAAGTTAAGGAT CTTGTGGTGCAGCGACTAGGGTATGACACTCGCGTGACTATCCTTGGCCATGTGCAAAGGGGAGGCACTCCCTCTGCATTTGATAGGATTTTG gcaAGTCGCATGGGTGTGGAGGCTGTCCTTGCCCTTCTAGAGGGCACACCTGAAACTCCTGCTTGTGTAGTCTctctgtctggaaaccaagctgtcCGCCTGCCTTTAATGGAGTGTGTGCAGATG ACCCAAGATGTACAGAAAGCCATGGATGGAAAAAGATTCGGTGAGGCTGTGCAACTTCGTGGAAG GAGTTTTGAGAACAACTTGAATACTTACAAGCTGCTGTCTACCAAAAGGACGGCTGCTGACCTTCCCAAG ACTAACTTCAATGTAGCTGTTTTAAATGTTGGTGCTCCAGCAGCTGGCATGAATGCTGCCGTTCGCTCTGCCGTGAGGATCGGTATAACCGAAGGACACAAAATGTTTGCTGTCACTGATGGATTTGAAGGCTTTTCTAGAGGGCTG ATCAAAGAAATCAGCTGGGGAGATGTTGGAGGTTGGACTGGCCAAGGCGGGTCAATTCTTGGCACAAAACG TGCACTCCCTGGAAAGTATTTGGAGAAGATTGCAGAACAAATGCGAACTCATAACATCAATGCCCTCTTGGTAATTGGTGGATTTGAG GCCTTCGATGGCTGCCTGCAGTTATTTGAAGCACGGCCCCGTTTTGAGGAGTTTTGCATTCCTATCTGCATTGTGCCTGCTACTATTAGCAACAATGTGCCCGGCACTGACCTCAGTATCGGTGCTGACACTTCCCTGAACGCCATTGTAGAG ACATGCGACCGAATCAAACTGTCGGCAAGTGGGACAAAGCGACGTGTGTTCATCATTGAAACTATGGGCGGCTATTGCGGCTACTTGGCAAATATGGGTGCCCTCGCTGCAGGAGCTGATGCTGCATACATCTTTGAAGAGAAATTTGATATTCGAGAGCTCCAG GCCAACGTGGAACATTTGACTGAAAAGATGAAAACCGGCATTCAACGTGGTTTGGTGCTGAG GAATGAAAATAGTAGCGAGAATTACACAACAGACTTCATTTACCAGCTCTATTCcgaagaagggaaaggagtctTTGACTGCAGAAAGAACGTCTTGGGTCACATGCAGCAG GGTGGCGCTCCTTCACCGTTTGACAGAAACTTTGGGACAAAAATTTCGGCGAAAGCTGTGCTTTGGCTCTCCAAGAAACTCAAAGAATGCTATCGAAGAG GAAGGGTATTTGCCAACACTGAGGACAGTGTTTGCCTCCTGGGAATGCGCCGGAGGAACCTTATTTTCCAGCCTGTGGTTCAACTGAAGGATGAAACAGACTTTGT GCACCGAATTCCCCGCGAACAGTGGTGGCTGAAGTTACGGCCCCTGATGAAAATTCTGGCCAAATACAAGACCAGCTACGATGTGTCAGATTCGGGCCAGTTGGAGCATGTGCTCAGACCAAAACAGGCAGAAGCGTGA
- the PFKP gene encoding ATP-dependent 6-phosphofructokinase, platelet type isoform X1 — protein sequence MPDKKFFENLSGKGKAIGVLTSGGDAQGMNAAVRAVVRMGIYVEAKVYFIYEGYQGMVDGGDNIVEVTWESVSSILQVGGTVIGSARCKAFRTREGRLKAACNLVKCGITNLCVIGGDGSLTGANLFREEWNGLLEELAQNGDIEKGAIKKYAYLNIVGMVGSIDNDFCGTDMTIGTDSALHRIIEVVDAIMTTAQSHQRTFVLEVMGRHCGYLALVSALACGADYVFIPEYPPEEGWEDHMCSRLSENRARKKRLNIIIVAEGAIDCHNQPITSEQVKDLVVQRLGYDTRVTILGHVQRGGTPSAFDRILASRMGVEAVLALLEGTPETPACVVSLSGNQAVRLPLMECVQMTQDVQKAMDGKRFGEAVQLRGRSFENNLNTYKLLSTKRTAADLPKTNFNVAVLNVGAPAAGMNAAVRSAVRIGITEGHKMFAVTDGFEGFSRGLIKEISWGDVGGWTGQGGSILGTKRALPGKYLEKIAEQMRTHNINALLVIGGFEAYLGLLELSAAREKFDEFCIPMVMVPATVSNNVPGSDFSIGADTALNTITDAFDGCLQLFEARPRFEEFCIPICIVPATISNNVPGTDLSIGADTSLNAIVETCDRIKLSASGTKRRVFIIETMGGYCGYLANMGALAAGADAAYIFEEKFDIRELQANVEHLTEKMKTGIQRGLVLRNENSSENYTTDFIYQLYSEEGKGVFDCRKNVLGHMQQGGAPSPFDRNFGTKISAKAVLWLSKKLKECYRRGRVFANTEDSVCLLGMRRRNLIFQPVVQLKDETDFVHRIPREQWWLKLRPLMKILAKYKTSYDVSDSGQLEHVLRPKQAEA from the exons GGAGGAACGGTCATTGGCAGTGCCCGCTGCAAAGCTTTTCGGACCCGGGAGGGCCGCTTGAAGGCAGCCTGCAATCTGGTGAAGTGTGGCATCACCAACCTTTGTGTGATTGGTGGAGATGGCAGCTTAACAGGGGCTAATCTTTTCCGTGAGGAGTGGAATGGCCTTTTAGAGGAACTGGCACAAAATG GTGATATTGAAAAAGGGGCTATCAAGAAGTACGCTTACCTCAACATTGTGGGAATGGTTGGCTCCATCGACAATGACTTCTGTGGTACCGATATGACCATTGGCACTGACTCTGCCTTGCACAGAATCATTGAAGTTGTGGATGCCATTATGACCACTGCTCAAAG CCATCAGAGGACCTTTGTCCTGGAGGTGATGGGGAGACACTGTGG GTACCTAGCTCTTGTTAGTGCCTTAGCCTGTGGTGCAGATTATGTCTTTATTCCTGAATATCCACCTGAGGAAGGATGGGAAGATCATATGTGTTCTAGGCTTTCTGAG AACCGTGCACGAAAGAAAAGGCTGAACATCATAATTGTAGCAGAAGGTGCCATTGATTGCCACAACCAGCCTATAACTTCAGAGCAAGTTAAGGAT CTTGTGGTGCAGCGACTAGGGTATGACACTCGCGTGACTATCCTTGGCCATGTGCAAAGGGGAGGCACTCCCTCTGCATTTGATAGGATTTTG gcaAGTCGCATGGGTGTGGAGGCTGTCCTTGCCCTTCTAGAGGGCACACCTGAAACTCCTGCTTGTGTAGTCTctctgtctggaaaccaagctgtcCGCCTGCCTTTAATGGAGTGTGTGCAGATG ACCCAAGATGTACAGAAAGCCATGGATGGAAAAAGATTCGGTGAGGCTGTGCAACTTCGTGGAAG GAGTTTTGAGAACAACTTGAATACTTACAAGCTGCTGTCTACCAAAAGGACGGCTGCTGACCTTCCCAAG ACTAACTTCAATGTAGCTGTTTTAAATGTTGGTGCTCCAGCAGCTGGCATGAATGCTGCCGTTCGCTCTGCCGTGAGGATCGGTATAACCGAAGGACACAAAATGTTTGCTGTCACTGATGGATTTGAAGGCTTTTCTAGAGGGCTG ATCAAAGAAATCAGCTGGGGAGATGTTGGAGGTTGGACTGGCCAAGGCGGGTCAATTCTTGGCACAAAACG TGCACTCCCTGGAAAGTATTTGGAGAAGATTGCAGAACAAATGCGAACTCATAACATCAATGCCCTCTTGGTAATTGGTGGATTTGAG GCCTACTTGGGACTTTTGGAACTGTCCGCTGCCCGGGAGAAATTTGACGAGTTCTGTATTCCCATGGTTATGGTTCCTGCAACCGTATCCAACAATGTACCGGGTTCTGATTTCAGCATTGGTGCAGACACTGCTCTGAACACTATCACTGAT GCCTTCGATGGCTGCCTGCAGTTATTTGAAGCACGGCCCCGTTTTGAGGAGTTTTGCATTCCTATCTGCATTGTGCCTGCTACTATTAGCAACAATGTGCCCGGCACTGACCTCAGTATCGGTGCTGACACTTCCCTGAACGCCATTGTAGAG ACATGCGACCGAATCAAACTGTCGGCAAGTGGGACAAAGCGACGTGTGTTCATCATTGAAACTATGGGCGGCTATTGCGGCTACTTGGCAAATATGGGTGCCCTCGCTGCAGGAGCTGATGCTGCATACATCTTTGAAGAGAAATTTGATATTCGAGAGCTCCAG GCCAACGTGGAACATTTGACTGAAAAGATGAAAACCGGCATTCAACGTGGTTTGGTGCTGAG GAATGAAAATAGTAGCGAGAATTACACAACAGACTTCATTTACCAGCTCTATTCcgaagaagggaaaggagtctTTGACTGCAGAAAGAACGTCTTGGGTCACATGCAGCAG GGTGGCGCTCCTTCACCGTTTGACAGAAACTTTGGGACAAAAATTTCGGCGAAAGCTGTGCTTTGGCTCTCCAAGAAACTCAAAGAATGCTATCGAAGAG GAAGGGTATTTGCCAACACTGAGGACAGTGTTTGCCTCCTGGGAATGCGCCGGAGGAACCTTATTTTCCAGCCTGTGGTTCAACTGAAGGATGAAACAGACTTTGT GCACCGAATTCCCCGCGAACAGTGGTGGCTGAAGTTACGGCCCCTGATGAAAATTCTGGCCAAATACAAGACCAGCTACGATGTGTCAGATTCGGGCCAGTTGGAGCATGTGCTCAGACCAAAACAGGCAGAAGCGTGA